The Leptolyngbya sp. FACHB-261 DNA window TCCTTACGAGGAGGGGGTTTGAATGGCTTGACTCAGAGTTTGGCCTACAGGCTTATTATGTAGCATACTTGTGTCGATTATTACACTGGGGGCTAAGTCAAGGTGGCAAAGACAAGGTGAGAAGGGCAAGGTGAGAAAGATAAGGGGTATGGGTCTCGGATTCTTAATGCCCTCTTTTCAGAGAAGGTGATCAGTTATTTTCTGTTTCCCCCTCGGCTTCACTCAGCACTTCTTCAAGTACCTGAATAGCCCCACTGATCCGCAGCATGGTTTCTCGTAAACTGGCTTGCTTGGCTTCTAGTTCAGCCAGCATATCCTGCCCTGCCTTAAACTCAGCTTTGAGGGCTTGCAACCGTTGTTCTAGTCTTTCTTTAAACATTGGGCCACTGCTCTAACGAAACCAGAGCTGTTTTTTGGTTTGTCTTTCAAAGGCTTCTAGTTTGGTTTCCAAAGCCGCCATCTTTCTCTGCTGCTCTTCCATTGCTTTGATCAGCAGAACCATCATTTGTTGGTGATCTTTGACTGAGCGTGTGACTGTTGCAACAATGTCTAATGAGCTAATCGCTTTTTTACTTGGGGCTGCAACTTGGGTAGGCACCTCTTCTGAGATGAAGCCGATACGCGTGTTTTTATCTGGATCGGCTTTGTAGACGAATTTGACAGGGTTAAGGTTGTCTAGAATTTCAGCTGCTTCTTGGCTAGGAAGCTCAATAATCTCGTCTTTCACTTCTCTAGAGGAGACTTGCCATGAAGTACCATCGTGCAAGACATTGCCATTGATCTGAACTACCCCTTCGCCGTTGATGCTCATTCTCATTTTCGACTGAGTCGCAAAGGTGATGTTGGCAGCTCTGTTCGCCCAAGTGTTGGCAATCTGTAGCTCATTGGTCTTGCCATCAAAGCCAACAAAGCCAGAAACTTGCCCGCCCCGCTGCCGAAAGATCAGTTGTGAATGACCGTCTTCGCCTTTGTTGTCCGTGTCCGCTTCTAGCAATATCTTGGCACTTCCTTTACTGGCAAGATGTAGTTGCTCAGCCGGTGTTACTGTCCCAATTCCCAACCGGCCATTAATTGCTAAGCTAGCAGTCTGATTGGCGTCGTTATAACCAATTCCTACTTGCCCTTGGTCAACTACTAATTTTTGTCTGGGAGTATGGGTGCCAATCCCTGTGTTGCCATTGACCGCTAGGGCTGCAGTTTGGTTGGTGTCGTTATAGCCGATTCCCACTTGCCCTTGATCAATCACCAGCTTTTGTTGAGGTAGGTGAGTACCGATGCCAACATTGCCATTGACTGCCAAGGCTGCCGTCTGATTTGCCTCGTTGAACCCAATCCCAACCTGCCCATCCTTGACCACCAACCTCTGAGCCGGGGTGGTGATGCCAATACCCACATTGCCCTTAATAGCGAGTGCTCCAGTCTGGCTGGCTTCATTGAAACCGATACTGACTTGCCCCTCACTGACCACTAGCTTCTGGTTAGGATTGACAACGCCAATGCCAACGTTGCCATTGATTGCCAGAGTTGCAGTTTGATTGGCCTCATTGAATCCAATGCCAACTTTATGATTGCCATCAACAACGAGTTTTTGATTGGGAGTTGTTGTGCCAATGCCCAGGTTGCCATCAATGGCAAGAGCAGCAGTTTGATTAGCGTCGTTGTAGCCAACACTAACTTTGCCCTGACTGATAACGAGCTTTTGTGCAGGGGCCACAACACCAATGCCAACGCTGCCATTGATTGCCAGAGTTGCAGTTTGATTGGCATCATTAAACCCAATGCCAACTTGTCCATCATTGACTACCAACTTCTGGGCAGGGGTAGCAACGCCAATACCGACATTGCCATTGACAGCTAGTGCTCCAGTTTGGTTAGCTTCATTGAAACCAATACTTACTTGGCCCTCAGTCACCACTAGCTTTTGGTTAGGATTGACAGTGCCAATGCCAACATTGCCATTAATAGCCAGTGCTCCGGTCTGAGTAGAGTCGTTGTAGCCGATGCTCGCTTTGCCATTACTAACTACTAGCTTCTGAGCGGGAGTAACCGTGCCAATGCCCAAGTTGCCGCTGACTGCTAAAGCCGCGCTTTGGTTTGGATCGTTGAAGCCAATGCCGACTTTGCCATTGGCGATCACCAGCTTCTGAGCGGGTGTGGCAATGCCAATGCCAACATTGTCTTTGATCGCCAGAGCTGCAGTCTGATTGGCCTCATTGAAACCAATGCCAACCTTACCGCCGGTAACGACTAGTTTTTGGGCAGGCGTGGGAGTGCCAACACCCAAATTCTCCTTGACCGCCAAGCCTGCGGTTTGGTTTGCTTCGTTGAAACCAATACCCACTTTGCCGTCAGCAATGACTAGTTTTTGGGCAGGGGCATGAGTGCCAAGGCCAACATTATCTTTGACAGCGAGAGCCGCAGTTTGATTAGGGTCATTGTAGCCAATGCCAATCTTACCCGCTTCGGCAATGATGAGCGCCTGCTGGGGTTTAGTGGTACCAATGCCAACTTTACCAGCCTGATATTTGTCGTCGATATATTGGCCAGTGACGTGAAGATCGGCTTGCAACTCCAGCACACCCGTCATGGTATCGCCGCTTTTATCTAAGCAACGCACTAGCGGCGGAAAGGAATCGCGGTAGTCATCTTCTTGACTCAGTGAAAATCCGTTCTCGCCGTAGTGAAGAAGGGCCAGGGGACAATAAAAATGGTCACTGCCCTGAGGCGGCTGAGCTTCTGGGAGCCCCAACGAGTCGCGGGGCCACTCGATATCGCTGGTCGTAGCCCGAGCCGGGATTAGCCAATAATCACCAGCTCTATAGAAAGGATTCTTCTGCTTGGGATTGACTTCAAACTTGACCTCAATGCCCGCTTCTAGAGCGATCCAATCAGCCTTGTTGGTTGCAATTGCAGCATCAGACCCTTGATGATCCCAGCGTCGCACCTTCGCTTTGCGCTCTGGTCGAAAGTTCTCGGCGCTAATGGCATCACCGACTACGCTTGCAGGATCAAAAACTAATTTTGTTCCAGACGTTGCCCCTGTCAAACGAACCAGGGTTCCTACTTGTCGATTCAATTCTCGTTCTTCGTCAAGAACTTCCACCCACTGCCCTGGGGCAAAGAACTGCGAAGCATCCCGACCTGGGCTGCGAACTGTGATCGTGTTCCCTTTAATTTCTTCAATTGCACTGATAATTGTGCCGTTATCGCGCGACCATTTGAACTTAGCTGTCTCAACTCCACCGGAGCTATGAATTTCAACTCGATATAGTTGGTTCTCCGATAGACGATAACCGCCTCCTGAACTGCTAGCACCTTTCTGTGCTGCATTACTCTCGGTTCGCACCGTCAAGGATGCTTTAGACCCATTTATCGCATTACTA harbors:
- a CDS encoding DUF6519 domain-containing protein, producing MKGDFTRSTFRSKKRYSSVRMQQGRLQLDADWNEQVDIQSDLLQTQVKDTIGLSSVSRAAGDGFKISLLSEQNDLDLKISPGRIYVDGILCELSEEITYQNQPDHPNALKSDLQDSGLTSLTKGSAYLAYLDVWQRHITALEDPTIREVALNGLDTTTRTKTIAQIKLLALKPLSSNIAPGTETTDQDPAARSKRKAKIKAHWQELIQAPALSNAINGSKASLTVRTESNAAQKGASSSGGGYRLSENQLYRVEIHSSGGVETAKFKWSRDNGTIISAIEEIKGNTITVRSPGRDASQFFAPGQWVEVLDEERELNRQVGTLVRLTGATSGTKLVFDPASVVGDAISAENFRPERKAKVRRWDHQGSDAAIATNKADWIALEAGIEVKFEVNPKQKNPFYRAGDYWLIPARATTSDIEWPRDSLGLPEAQPPQGSDHFYCPLALLHYGENGFSLSQEDDYRDSFPPLVRCLDKSGDTMTGVLELQADLHVTGQYIDDKYQAGKVGIGTTKPQQALIIAEAGKIGIGYNDPNQTAALAVKDNVGLGTHAPAQKLVIADGKVGIGFNEANQTAGLAVKENLGVGTPTPAQKLVVTGGKVGIGFNEANQTAALAIKDNVGIGIATPAQKLVIANGKVGIGFNDPNQSAALAVSGNLGIGTVTPAQKLVVSNGKASIGYNDSTQTGALAINGNVGIGTVNPNQKLVVTEGQVSIGFNEANQTGALAVNGNVGIGVATPAQKLVVNDGQVGIGFNDANQTATLAINGSVGIGVVAPAQKLVISQGKVSVGYNDANQTAALAIDGNLGIGTTTPNQKLVVDGNHKVGIGFNEANQTATLAINGNVGIGVVNPNQKLVVSEGQVSIGFNEASQTGALAIKGNVGIGITTPAQRLVVKDGQVGIGFNEANQTAALAVNGNVGIGTHLPQQKLVIDQGQVGIGYNDTNQTAALAVNGNTGIGTHTPRQKLVVDQGQVGIGYNDANQTASLAINGRLGIGTVTPAEQLHLASKGSAKILLEADTDNKGEDGHSQLIFRQRGGQVSGFVGFDGKTNELQIANTWANRAANITFATQSKMRMSINGEGVVQINGNVLHDGTSWQVSSREVKDEIIELPSQEAAEILDNLNPVKFVYKADPDKNTRIGFISEEVPTQVAAPSKKAISSLDIVATVTRSVKDHQQMMVLLIKAMEEQQRKMAALETKLEAFERQTKKQLWFR